One region of Carya illinoinensis cultivar Pawnee chromosome 8, C.illinoinensisPawnee_v1, whole genome shotgun sequence genomic DNA includes:
- the LOC122274138 gene encoding 39S ribosomal protein L45, mitochondrial isoform X2, which produces MSHNALPFTRGNTMILRSTMAAEFLTVSNITRLLSTQTKAPPQARQMGALKVSMLSPGIIYEPYAPREPMSFWKRWFTRSGWKRTKEDIILELKSAYAISKLRKSGYSKQKFYNEAVNLYKEINTLMANGDKTSLRKAVTEKMYSALKTEIKQRESMWSKVYWEMVEPVIKIRTLRARLIGVDRNDVNKVFIQLTLEFLTKQKFEAYDSGGTVVAGDKSKEVLVRDIWIFEKSLFHSGAYWRLCGRISQKSP; this is translated from the exons ATGTCCCACAATGCTCTCCCGTTTACTCGTGGAAACACAATGATTCTTCGTTCTACAATG gcTGCTGAATTTTTGACAGTCTCCAACATCACGAGGTTGTTATCGACACAAACAAAAGCCCCTCCACAAGCACGACAGATG GGAGCTCTTAAAGTATCAATGCTGAGTCCTGGAATCATTTATGAACCTTATGCGCCACGTGAACCAATGTCATTTTGGAAGAG ATGGTTCACAAGAAGTGGCTGGAAAAGAACAAAAGAGGACATTATTCTAGAG cTTAAAAGTGCCTATGCCATTTCCAAATTAAGGAAGTCTGGATATTCAAAGCAGAAGTTTTATAATGAGGCCGTAAATTTGTACAAGGAG ATAAACACTCTAATGGCAAATGGTGACAAAACATCATTAAGGAAAGCAGTTACGGAGAAAATGTACTCT GCACTCAAGACTGAAATCAAGCAAAGAGAATCCATGTGGAGTAAGGTCTATTGGGAAATGGTTGAACCAGTCATTAAGATACGAACTTTGCGAGCTCGTCTG ATTGGCGTTGATCGAAATGACGTCAACAAGGTTTTCATTCAACTTACACTCGAGTTTCTTACAAAGCAG AAGTTTGAAGCCTATGATTCAGGAGGCACTGTTGTCGCTGGAGATAAATCTAAGGAG GTCCTTGTCCGTGATATCTGGATATTTGAGAAATCTCTCTTTCATTCTGGAGCTTATTGGCGTCTCTGTGGGAGGATTTCACAAAAATCTCCTTGA
- the LOC122274138 gene encoding 39S ribosomal protein L45, mitochondrial isoform X1, with protein MALRSLQTLRAVYRTVGIRESSYLLIRSRSYSNTIFRAPELIPRSISSPFHMSHNALPFTRGNTMILRSTMAAEFLTVSNITRLLSTQTKAPPQARQMGALKVSMLSPGIIYEPYAPREPMSFWKRWFTRSGWKRTKEDIILELKSAYAISKLRKSGYSKQKFYNEAVNLYKEINTLMANGDKTSLRKAVTEKMYSALKTEIKQRESMWSKVYWEMVEPVIKIRTLRARLIGVDRNDVNKVFIQLTLEFLTKQKFEAYDSGGTVVAGDKSKEVLVRDIWIFEKSLFHSGAYWRLCGRISQKSP; from the exons ATGGCATTGAGAAGTTTGCAAACGCTTCGTGCTGTATATAGGACGGTTGGGATTAGGGAATCTTCTTATTT gCTTATAAGATCAAGAAGCTATTCCAATACTATCTTTCGCG CTCCTGAACTTATTCCGCGGAGCATTTCTTCTCCCTTTCATATGTCCCACAATGCTCTCCCGTTTACTCGTGGAAACACAATGATTCTTCGTTCTACAATG gcTGCTGAATTTTTGACAGTCTCCAACATCACGAGGTTGTTATCGACACAAACAAAAGCCCCTCCACAAGCACGACAGATG GGAGCTCTTAAAGTATCAATGCTGAGTCCTGGAATCATTTATGAACCTTATGCGCCACGTGAACCAATGTCATTTTGGAAGAG ATGGTTCACAAGAAGTGGCTGGAAAAGAACAAAAGAGGACATTATTCTAGAG cTTAAAAGTGCCTATGCCATTTCCAAATTAAGGAAGTCTGGATATTCAAAGCAGAAGTTTTATAATGAGGCCGTAAATTTGTACAAGGAG ATAAACACTCTAATGGCAAATGGTGACAAAACATCATTAAGGAAAGCAGTTACGGAGAAAATGTACTCT GCACTCAAGACTGAAATCAAGCAAAGAGAATCCATGTGGAGTAAGGTCTATTGGGAAATGGTTGAACCAGTCATTAAGATACGAACTTTGCGAGCTCGTCTG ATTGGCGTTGATCGAAATGACGTCAACAAGGTTTTCATTCAACTTACACTCGAGTTTCTTACAAAGCAG AAGTTTGAAGCCTATGATTCAGGAGGCACTGTTGTCGCTGGAGATAAATCTAAGGAG GTCCTTGTCCGTGATATCTGGATATTTGAGAAATCTCTCTTTCATTCTGGAGCTTATTGGCGTCTCTGTGGGAGGATTTCACAAAAATCTCCTTGA